In Thermodesulfobacteriota bacterium, one DNA window encodes the following:
- a CDS encoding MotA/TolQ/ExbB proton channel family protein: MLELFWLGGWIMWPILACSLVGTTIFFERFGRLRAARIREHTVRAVCHLVADRAPERAVSLLDSQDHPEGPCERLLREALALGAADRETLETILAHGVDREIKLLTRHFGTLTLLSSLAPLLGFLGTVTGMIQAFQVLQNMGGRVNAAVLAGGIWEAMLTTAFGLMVAIPLVLMVSFLESRLRGVQIGLEEVAVAYLKAWAAGRRERPARGPGGNDEDPPEAQP; this comes from the coding sequence ATGCTGGAGCTGTTCTGGCTGGGCGGCTGGATCATGTGGCCGATCCTGGCCTGTTCCCTGGTTGGCACCACCATCTTCTTTGAGCGCTTTGGCCGGCTGCGGGCGGCCCGTATCCGGGAGCACACTGTACGGGCGGTCTGCCATCTGGTGGCCGACCGCGCGCCGGAGCGGGCCGTCTCTCTGCTGGACAGTCAGGACCACCCGGAAGGGCCCTGCGAGCGGCTGCTCCGGGAGGCGCTCGCCCTGGGCGCCGCCGACCGCGAGACCCTGGAGACCATCCTCGCCCACGGCGTTGACCGGGAGATCAAGCTTCTGACCCGTCACTTCGGCACTCTGACTCTCCTGAGCAGCCTGGCGCCGCTCCTTGGCTTTCTCGGCACCGTCACCGGCATGATCCAGGCCTTTCAGGTGCTGCAGAACATGGGTGGCCGGGTGAATGCCGCGGTGCTGGCCGGCGGCATCTGGGAGGCCATGCTCACCACCGCCTTCGGCCTCATGGTGGCCATCCCCCTGGTGCTCATGGTGAGCTTTCTCGAGAGCAGGCTGCGGGGGGTGCAGATCGGCCTGGAAGAGGTGGCCGTGGCCTATCTCAAGGCCTGGGCGGCCGGCCGCCGCGAGCGGCCGGCCCGCGGCCCTGGCGGGAACGACGAGGATCCTCCGGAGGCGCAGCCATGA
- a CDS encoding L-2-amino-thiazoline-4-carboxylic acid hydrolase yields the protein MKKLFRYAVAGLAVGPFILFVQIGRFLVGKERAVALCGPYGTALAKAFLAIILPRIERPEEFPRLVAGAKARFWLWQPLYDFEVRQDNDDTLELAIWNCPFCELLSLAGVPELNRHVCQGDWEFAQDNQDKWVFARTREIGKGDPYCNHTYRRLTPQPPAAP from the coding sequence ATGAAGAAGCTCTTCCGCTATGCCGTGGCCGGGCTCGCCGTCGGCCCCTTCATCCTCTTCGTCCAGATCGGCCGCTTCCTGGTGGGCAAGGAACGGGCCGTGGCCCTGTGCGGCCCGTATGGCACCGCCCTGGCCAAGGCCTTCCTGGCGATCATCCTGCCCCGTATCGAGCGGCCGGAGGAATTCCCTCGCCTCGTCGCCGGCGCCAAGGCCCGCTTCTGGCTCTGGCAGCCCCTCTATGACTTCGAGGTCCGGCAGGACAACGACGACACCCTGGAGCTCGCCATCTGGAACTGCCCATTCTGCGAGCTTCTGTCCCTGGCCGGCGTTCCCGAGCTCAACCGGCATGTCTGCCAGGGGGACTGGGAATTCGCCCAGGACAACCAGGACAAATGGGTCTTCGCCAGGACCCGGGAGATCGGCAAGGGGGATCCGTACTGCAACCATACCTACCGGCGTCTGACTCCGCAGCCACCGGCTGCGCCCTGA
- a CDS encoding N-acyl homoserine lactonase family protein: MSTYIIHPIVVGTKIFDKGMMTLQHDYGKEYTIPIYSWYLEGGDKKILVDTGLMGVIQSPDREKAIGGRIYTFEEGLARFGLTPDDIDIVIHTHLHNDHCENDFKCGKAVFYAHELELATAYNPHPLDFRYMAEFIEELDQAGRFIHIKEDQEIQPGIRVVHTPAHTPGGLTVLVETTAGIAAITGFCVIMENLDPPKAIRAMEMEVIPPGTNIDPKLAYDQMLRVKSMAQILLPLHEPRFAAMESIPAA; the protein is encoded by the coding sequence ATGAGCACCTACATCATCCATCCCATCGTCGTTGGCACCAAGATCTTTGACAAGGGCATGATGACCCTGCAGCACGACTACGGCAAGGAGTACACCATCCCCATCTACAGCTGGTACCTGGAAGGGGGTGACAAGAAGATCCTGGTGGATACCGGCCTCATGGGGGTGATCCAGTCCCCGGACCGGGAGAAGGCCATCGGCGGCAGGATCTACACCTTCGAGGAAGGCCTGGCCCGCTTCGGCCTCACCCCGGACGATATCGACATCGTCATCCACACCCATCTCCACAACGACCACTGCGAGAACGACTTCAAATGCGGCAAGGCGGTCTTCTACGCCCACGAGCTGGAGCTGGCCACCGCCTACAACCCCCATCCCCTGGACTTCCGCTACATGGCCGAATTCATCGAAGAGCTGGACCAGGCCGGCCGCTTCATCCATATCAAAGAGGACCAGGAGATTCAGCCCGGCATCCGGGTGGTGCACACCCCGGCCCACACCCCGGGGGGCCTCACCGTCCTGGTGGAGACCACGGCCGGCATTGCTGCCATCACCGGCTTTTGTGTCATCATGGAGAACCTCGACCCCCCCAAGGCCATCCGGGCCATGGAGATGGAGGTGATCCCGCCCGGCACCAACATCGACCCGAAGCTGGCCTACGACCAGATGCTGCGGGTCAAAAGCATGGCCCAGATCCTCCTCCCCCTCCACGAGCCCCGCTTCGCTGCCATGGAGTCGATCCCGGCCGCCTGA